A stretch of the Mesorhizobium sp. Pch-S genome encodes the following:
- a CDS encoding glutathione S-transferase N-terminal domain-containing protein, protein MTDLSAFPINARWPAQHPDRLQLYSTATPNGVKVSIMLEEIGLPYEPHYVNIGQDESWTPEFLSLNPNGKIPSIIDPNGPDGKPLPLFESGAILLYLAEKTGKLLPDDAALRYETIQWVFFQMASVGPMFGQLGFFHKFAGREISDKRPLERYRNESRRLLGVLEKRLDGRKWIMGDDYTIADISLLGWVRNLIGFYEAGELVGFADFGNVAAWLERGLARPAVQRGLNIPAKP, encoded by the coding sequence ATGACCGATCTTTCCGCCTTCCCGATCAATGCGCGCTGGCCGGCGCAGCACCCCGACCGTCTGCAGCTTTATTCGACGGCAACGCCCAATGGCGTGAAGGTGTCGATCATGCTGGAAGAGATCGGCCTGCCTTACGAGCCGCACTACGTGAATATCGGCCAGGATGAGAGCTGGACTCCCGAATTCCTGTCGCTCAACCCGAACGGCAAGATTCCCTCGATCATCGATCCCAATGGACCGGACGGCAAGCCGCTGCCACTGTTCGAATCCGGTGCCATCCTGCTCTATCTTGCCGAGAAGACCGGCAAGCTGCTGCCGGACGATGCGGCGCTGCGCTACGAAACCATCCAGTGGGTGTTTTTCCAGATGGCATCCGTCGGCCCGATGTTCGGCCAGCTCGGTTTCTTCCACAAATTTGCAGGCCGCGAGATTTCCGACAAGCGCCCGCTCGAGCGGTATCGCAACGAATCGCGCCGCCTGCTTGGCGTGCTCGAGAAGCGCCTCGACGGCCGCAAATGGATCATGGGCGACGACTACACCATTGCCGACATCTCGCTGCTGGGCTGGGTGCGCAACCTCATCGGCTTCTATGAGGCCGGCGAGTTGGTCGGCTTCGCCGATTTCGGCAATGTCGCAGCCTGGCTGGAACGCGGCCTGGCCCGGCCGGCCGTCCAGCGCGGCCTCAACATCCCGGCCAAGCCCTGA
- a CDS encoding nucleoside triphosphate hydrolase, whose amino-acid sequence MSEIATIAATIFKRAAKAKRFVVAIAGPPGAGKSTLSAALHDVLPDGTAEVVPMDGFHYDDIILDRRGLRARKGAPETFDFAGFEVLLKRIRAGEPDIAIPVFDRSIELSRAAAGIVGSDTRFILVEGNYLLLDEEPWSRLAPLFDFTIFVEVTRGELERRLRRRWHEHGRSDEDAIAWIASNDMPNIERVLARRRSADLVIRQD is encoded by the coding sequence ATGTCCGAGATTGCCACCATTGCCGCCACGATCTTCAAGCGTGCTGCCAAGGCGAAACGCTTCGTCGTCGCCATCGCCGGTCCCCCCGGAGCCGGCAAGTCGACGCTCTCCGCGGCCCTCCACGACGTCTTGCCGGATGGCACCGCGGAAGTGGTGCCGATGGACGGGTTCCACTACGACGACATCATCCTCGACAGGCGCGGCCTGCGCGCCCGCAAGGGTGCGCCGGAGACCTTCGACTTCGCGGGCTTCGAGGTGCTGCTCAAGCGCATACGCGCTGGCGAGCCGGACATCGCAATCCCGGTCTTCGACCGTAGCATCGAATTGTCACGGGCGGCGGCAGGCATTGTCGGCAGCGACACCCGCTTCATCCTGGTGGAAGGCAATTACCTGCTTCTGGACGAAGAGCCCTGGTCGCGGCTGGCGCCGTTGTTCGACTTCACCATCTTTGTCGAAGTGACTCGTGGTGAACTTGAGCGGCGGCTGCGCCGGCGCTGGCATGAGCATGGCCGCAGCGACGAGGACGCCATCGCCTGGATCGCATCCAACGATATGCCCAACATCGAACGCGTGCTGGCCCGCCGCCGGTCGGCGGACCTTGTCATCCGGCAGGACTGA